The window TTGAGACCTACGCAGTAAGAATTACACCAAAGAACAGGCTTGAGGATGGgaacgagtgtgtgtttggaggaagTGTGGCCTGTTATGAGTAAGAACTTGCATAACAAAGAGTTCAAAAATCAACAGAAATCAACGAGATTGTCTAGcatggatgaggggggggggtgcagataGCTTACAGCTGTAAACAATCAGAAGGTCAGGACTTTAGAGCTATAAGTACCTTAAAGGACCAAAGTCATGTCTCAAAAGTGACAGGCAAGGCTCCCTATAACAGTGAGTAGAAAGGGGGGCAAGTGTGAGTCAGCATTAGGGGAGACTGGTGTGTGCGAGTGTCTCAATAGCAAAACAAAGTTGTCCTTCTAAACTTGCCAAAGTTTAGAAGGAGAAACCCATAGAGCAGGAGCCAGAGAAGGGGAGATTGAAGATAGAGGAATGGGTTAAGCATGAGAGGATGGAGACTGAGAGCTGAGGTGAACTACAGTTGAGAAGAAACTAGAACATGTATAAGTGGGGGCTTCTGGGGTGAAGAGAGTGCATCAACACTTTAAGAGCCAGGGATGCGAACGCAGGTTTGGGGTGGAGATGAACAGGTTAAAGAACCTTCTAGAAGGTTTTGAAATTGtagcaggcagggcaggggattGTTCCTCATATCTGTCTATATAATAAAATGTCCAACGAAGTAGGAATGCCTTTTGAACCTTCCATGTACCAATGCTGCCGTGCTGAATATACCATCAAGCCACCTTGCCTTTTGAAAGATATTTTGTGTCCGACTCTATTTTTGAGAATCCTACTGATCTTCTTCAACATTATCCTTAAAACACGTAGCATGTCCTAATTACAAGTTGTGGATAAAAATGTTAACTGTGAAGCATCTCCAAATCCAAATATACATTCACTTTATTCAAACTGTATACATATGACACCATGTTCATAGATAAATCTGCACGGGCCAACCTTTTACACACAACTAAACTTGATAACCGGGAAGCTCTCTAGAATACTCTGTATATAGACAATGTGTACTGCATGGGCATTTGGAGAAGAGAGCAACTCAGGGTAACATTTCAGCAGGCACATTTTCTCTGTGGGGCTACCTCCTCTTGATGGCTGGTGACTGAGCTCCCGTTGGGGGCGTCAGACGAGGCCCCAGCCCCCTCGCTGCCCTGCTCCATGCGCCTCATAACCAGCTCCAGCAGGCTGGTCACCGCCTTGTCCACGTCAGCACCCGTGGCCGCGCTAGTCTCAAAGTAGGGGATGCTAGGGTCACATTGTGGGGAAAAGTTCAACATTCATGTGAGGAATAGTGTGTAATAGCAGGTTGTCTCCACCTACAGGTGACTGCTCAGAAAAACAGAAAAGAGCTTGTTTCTGCACGATTCATTCGTGTGCACTATCATTTCTTTGCCGGTTGAATTTGTATTTTTCTCAGCATAGGGCAATTTGTTTGGAGTTGAAATTTGATTTAAACCAGTGAGAAATCCAAAGAATCTATCCAAGAACAGTTGTTTATTCTTTGTGCCGGTAATCAGACTCACCCATATCTGTCTGCCAGATCTCTAACTTGGCGTCCATTTACATCTCTTTGGTCTTGAAGATCTGCTTTGGTGCCAACTAACACTATATCTGGACTGTCACAGTAGGCGTTGGCCTGCAACTGACCTGGATAAAAACAAATTGTAGATTTCAGTCATCATCCATATATAGATATGAGCAAATTATCAAGTATTTTACTTTATTAGCAACCGCTACATTCTTAAATATAAGCCCAATGTATATCCCATCAAGATATTAAAGTCACAAGAGTGGTTTTCAATTTGATTAAACAGACCACAGACTGTTAGCTCTGCCAAAGCCTTCAGATCAATACCGTAATCAATAGTCAGAAGGTTTTGGCAGATCACGTAGCTGATACACTACATACTCATCCAGTTTCGGACATTGAGGAAACTCTGCTGATTGGTCAAGTCAAACATCAGCAGGAAGCCCATAGCATCTCTGAAGAAGGCCGTGGTAAGACTCCTAAACCTGGGGCAAAGAACTCAAATCAATCCATCAAATATTGGGTATGCATCAGAAACAAAAGCAAAGATTCTCACAATGACATGTACACCTTACAACCTTTCCAATACCAAGAATATTAGTCATTTCTTAACACGGGAGTAAtgtctctacctctcctgcCCAGCTGTGTCCCAAAGCTGCAGGTGAACAGAAAAACTTCTCTCTGTGGTCCCGCCAGAGCCTGTTCCCATGTACATCTGCAAACCCAATTTGTCTTCATAGTTagttacagctcagtggtacaAGATTTGACGTCAGATcgagaggtcacaggttcgaatcctccTCTGTCGCTTTCGATAAAAGCGTTTGCCATATGAACACATTATTAATGTCTCAAGTCTGTCACAGGACTTCAGATGTATCCCTGTTCCTAAAGATGGATTATGGGCTTTGAAACCTGTACCAATATGTAATCATACACAGTAAATGTACCaatatgtaaatgtatcacAATACACGGAATTTACCAACATGTAATCACGCACAATACAAACGGATGAAATATGACCCCTCACCACTCTCTTTTCCCGGAAATCAATCCCAACTGTGGTGGCGAACTTGCGGTTGAACTTGTTGTCAGTGTATCTATAAAGGAACGTGGTCTTCCCCACACCTGAGTCCCCTAAGGCCAGAAGCTTGATAAGATAGTCATAGTCTCCATCGGTCATGGTGCTGAACCTgcactggaacacaacacaacaacagctgTTCGCATTTTGAGTTGAGAAACGTTCTGGTTTTCGTGCACCTACAAATCTGAAAATGAAATTCCTCATCAGCGCGTTCATGATCACGGAGGCTTAGCTGGGCCGTCATACTTGGGAgtcgtaaaaaaaaagaagctgatCAGAGAGTTGCTACAGTAGCACATGACTGGAGCCAGTGTTCACATGAGCGGTCAAGTGGCTGGAAAGTCTGTGcctttgggggggaggggaggcaaaTGTTGATTGTTACACAAGCAGAACTTCTTCTGAGGTATTTCTCTAGCCCCCAGACAGTTACCATGGCACCCCATTTCTGAGGTCACTTGTTGAGTCACAGTAGGCCACAGTACTCTGAGCATTAGGCATCTGTGGTGACATGATGTATGACAATGCAAATGAAAGACAGTCAGAAGATGGTCAAAAGACTGCATTATCCCTAGAACTGACTGAATACTTTGGTTATTCCGCATCCTTTGAACATGTTttttccactcctctcttctttgTGCATTTTTGTGTCACATTGGGGAATTGAAATGTCATGCGACTCCAATTCTATCAGCTTCAGCAATAAAAGAGAATAGCCTACCCGTGTGAAATTGACATTTCCCATGTGCATAATGTGAAGTATTGGGTTCTTTTCAGTCAGCACatccagagatggagggagggttttGGAGCCCCTCAGCAAACAACAGTGGGTCATTATTACAGACTCATAGTGAACTGTGTTAGTAATCATCTGCCTGTTCATTGCAAATTCCAACAATACATCTAGGCCCAGTTTCCCAAACATGGATTAAACCTAGTCATAGactaaaaacattttcaatggagatcttcattTAATTGTACTCTTACtttaggactaggcttaatccatgtgtGTGAAACTGGGCCCTAGAGTTCTGAGACACATGACACAGTAATAGCTTTGAATGACTTGGATGCATTGTTTAATTTAGACAAATTATAATTTATctgtgacatcaaataatggTTAGGTAGACCTGCAATACATTTGAAATAGCTTTTACTTCTGCTGACACATACCACAGCAGACAGGGTGACTAAGGTGAAATAAAACAGAACAGAAATTAAAGATAGATATTTTCCATCTTACCAAGTTAGCTGGAGATCGTGCCAACATCCATCCAGGGAACCAAACCGGTCCTCGTTAAACACATAGTGGGGTACACATGCTATTACTTGAACCTTACCCCCTTTCCCATGTGATAAAGGGAGGAGTTTCCAGCTAAAAAACAGCCAAACAATGTGGTCTCCACAGACCTTGTGTTTTCTGGTATttctcagggagggagggagaaaaaaaacagggATTGCAGCCCTGCAATAATGTGTTCTTGTTGGGACTTCAGTGAAAGTCTGCCAGCTGAGGACTTAAACCCGTAAACCCCTTCCTGGCCCCCGGCTATTTTACCTCTCTAGAACCTTGGAAGATAATCCTTAAACCCAACTCCCAAACccaattgctcctcccaagcgGAGACCTTTAAGACATTTATGAGGTTAAAATGTCTGACGTACTGTTCAATGGCTATATTTACAGGCCAGTCTCAACCTATCCAGAGCGTCTATCTAAAACATAGGTTGATCATAACTCAGTACATCATATCTACATACTTAATTGATGAAGTCAGATTcatccaccagggggcagtatTTACAGCAAAAGCTAACATGCATTTAAAGTGATACCAAACTGATAAAGACAATCGTTTTATTTTGAACTGTTACATGACTGCATACAAAATATTTACAATGTTGTACTTTCTGTCCCTTTTAAACATACAATGTATTACGCTGCAGTAACTTTAAACTTAAATGACAAAAATAGATTTATTTCAATATCATACACATAGGTTTGTATGCCTCCTAAGGGAGacaaaaaatacacacattttaGCTGGGCTTAAAATATTTTAGCAAGTTATTTGTCTGACTGCCTTTAACTTGAGGCTTTCTCTCTTTGACCAGGGAcgttttcctctcttcctttgaGTTTGGAGTGATCTTCCCAAGGACTTTCTGCTGCTTCATTGTGACCGCAAGTCTCTCTGTACATCCGAAGGCAGCTCAGAGAACACCCTCGGATCAACGTCTTTAGGGAAGATGGAGTCGGTAGACACCTGGAGTCCAGTCTTCTCCTGTTCTGCTGAGAGGTCTCCCCATGGTGCCTCTGGGTCTGGGAGCACCGTGAGGTCgccacatgtctgtgtgtctggcagtTTAAAATCCCCAACAGACTCCTTTCTGTCTATGACTGTGTTGTATGACTCAGCGAATTTGCATGTGGCGAGCGGGGAGATGGAGTCAGAGAGTGGAGTTTTTTTTGTGAGAGATGACTGTGTCCCGTCACCAGCAGATCCTGTTGCTGACAGAGCGTTGTGGCCGGGGGGCTGTCTGGGGGGGTCTGGATAGGCGGGGGAGAGAAGCTCCTTCTGAATGTCTTCGGGTAGCAGGCTGAACACTTCGGGGTCGATGTTGGGGGGCAGTCGGAAAGAGGGCTTTGACTTGTTTGTGTTAACCCTTTCATTTCCCTGTGCTCGACCAGTCTGGGATGTGACTGTCTGGGGCTGAGCGGTGATTAGCGAGTCACGTCTTGGCGCTGACCCTCCCCACAGTTGGCTCTTCCTGTTAGGAGGAAGCGTCTCTGGTAGCCAGTGTGAAGCACCTTGATCACTTGATACCATGCCTCCACCATCTTCCATACCAGATCCACCCTGTTGCTGGTAAGAGCAACTCTCACACTGAGACAAATCCTCCTGAGGGCAAATGataaacagacaaagacagatTAAAACTGAAACATGATGGAGAATTAAGTATGTACAGGGTTTCCCACAGAAAATGTTTTAGTCAAGGTGGTAGGGTGAAATTTGCTGatggacggggggacgggggggttcTCCTCCAAAAACAAAGTTCTCTTGAGAAGGGAAACTGCTGTtcgaatgaaagggagaaaaccggCGGAGAAAACTGGCGGAAACACAGCGAATAACGATAATTAAAAGAAAAACTGCAAAGTGCTACGGGAAACCCTGATGTAGAGCAGAGTAAAAGTTAGACATCTACCTGATGCAGGTAGGAGGGCTGAGTCTTGCCAGGTGATCTGGGCGTGAAGAAGGAGTTGATGGCAGCCTTGGTGCTGGCAGCTCCTCGAGGCTGCAGGTTACTGAAGCACACGTTGATCAGGGTGAGGTGGAACGCTGCGCTGGTGTCCACCATCTTGTGGAACAGCTTCAAAGCAATGGAGATGAGCTGGGCTATGGCATCTCTGCTACCTgggtaaaaaacaacaacaactgaaTGACAGAAATCGTGTGTAACTTCTACACTTGTTTATAACTCCTGATGTGGGTAGTAACGTTATAAACAGGAACCTGAGGTGATCTTCTGTCCTATATGGGTGGGGATGGGGCATTGACGGCTTTCACGGCTGAACCACTTGTTGGTGGCCGAGTATTTCCGGATGGTCAGTCGGAAAGTAAGTGGCTGGCGGCCATCTTTGTACATCCTAAAAATAAAATCCAAACCCTTTAGTTTAAAAGCTGGTTGTCGTTGTGTGTGCTTGCCAGTATGTCTGTACGGGTCTACAATGCCAACTTTCTTACCTCTCCAAGAGGCTGCCCAACAGATCTTCGACTTTTTGCAAAACGTCTTTCACCAAAGATATTTTCTTGAAGGAGTCTTCATCGCTAAGTGACTGATATGGAGACAGACATAATCTCACTTTCCTGCCAAAACATAAATACCTCCAAGCCTTTTCAACCGACCCGTCAATAGCTAGTCATACCCGGGGGGCACCTGTGGGGGTAACGGGGGCGTCGTCGATGCCCAGAGCCAGATTATGAAGCCGCTGAGCAGTGGAGGACCCAAACTCCTGCACAAGCTCAGCCAATGGGAAGAGCTGGAGGTCCTGTACGCTGACCAATCCCAGGGCCTGGAGTCTCTTTGCAGTCTGGTGTCCCACTCCTACCAATGACGCGGGTcgacagagaaacatgtttacatcatattcatttagcagacgctaaatGAATATGATGTATTTTGTATGtgtatattttactgttgattgttcttctacaggtacactcttgcactttttgggtttcatgttgtttaattgtacttgcacttcttgagtttcatgttgtttaattgtaacttgtttaactgcatgctcttatggtttttccctttggcacttatttggtttttcacaatgtatgcttcatgttttggctgcttgcaatgtttggggctacttcgttgttatgatcagtgacctatgctcttttgtaaacctctctcttggaagtcgctttggataaaagcgtctgctaaatgcataaatgtaatgtaaatgtaaacattcaaagcgacatacaaatgtTACTGGCCGGATGGGTCAACCATAGATGAACTAACAACAGAAGGCATCCTATACCAGGGACTTTCCGTAGGCCACTCAGTCTGCCCATGATATCTCTGATGCTCTCTGGTAGAAGAGTGGTCTGCTGATTGGGTTTGAAGGTgccagacactagtttagccaGCAGCTTGTTAGTGGCAACACCAGCACAGCAAGTCAGGCCCAGTTTAGAGTGAATGTCCTCTCTGAGCTCCGCTGCAATGTGGGAGCCTACCGCCAGTCTGGAGTGTTGCATGGCATCTAAATCTGAAACAACCAAATAAAAACGTCACAAATTTGATTAGTTAACATGCCCTACATTCAAGCTGGCAGACATTCTGCCTTTTAGAAAGAGCTTTTTGACAGATTAGTTTGAATGTAAAAGGGGTCACACTGCAAATGGAAACCGGAAGACAGATGCAAAGTGGCCATTTTAATTTTAGCAGTTTCTTAACGCATATCTCGGTTTCATTCGGCTGCAGTTGGTGTCAAGCCAGAACAACTACGTGCTGTGAGAACTAAAGCCACTCACTGCTGTGATTGTAAACGTGTCCTTTGAATGAGGACTCTGTAGCCTCATTCCCCTTGGTCAGCTTTTTCTCCACCAACTCAGTGATGTCCATGAAGTTTTCATCAAAGCCTAGTCTCTCCACCAATGGACAGTAGGACGTCAGCAGCTCTGGATAGTGGACAGAACAGCCATGGGTGAGGGTCCACTTCCTCTACAGCACTTCTCAGGAGCATGTTCACTGTGTTAGAATGTAGTTTGACATGCAAGTCGAGACTGCTTAGAACTGCTTGGACGTAGCCTACATACCTGTGACCTTGTAAGACGTCTCCCTATAGTGGGTCAGGTCCTCACCTTTAACCATCACCAACTGAGGACATTTCTCTAAAGCATCAGTCACTGACATTAGCTTGGTGACACCATGGTCCCTGGCTACATAGTTACAGGTGACGATAATGTATTTCTGCTGAATACCTAGGGATTGGGAAATATAAGCTTTGTTAAAGTCAAACTCTGACAGTAGGTTATTAATGGTAAACCGTTAAATATTAATTTAGAGAAGAGAGATATTCAGTACAGTGACCTAGTGGCACATTCCGTAGCGCTGGGGTTCGGATCATTTCAACCTGGGCGTAGAAACAATCCATGTCAAAATGCAGGATGACTCTTGGCGATGCTAGTTGGAGTACGTTACTGATTACTTTGGCTTCGGTACCTGAAAGAAGCACGTTCTTTTCTGTTAACTCAAATAATACCGCATGGATCGGCTATAATACATTTTAAACGAGTCTTTGAAACGGAAAAATCCATAGGCTAATCCTTCGAGCCTTTTCCTGAGTCAGTGCCAACTCACGGGGAGGTGCAGGTTGTGCTAAGTCTGTGCTGTTCCAGTCAGTTTCATCTTCGTCAATGTCATCTACATCCATGTTTATTCCTAAAAGTAAGTAGATTGAGAGGCACTGAACTGTCATTACCAGCTAGCAATAAATTACATATTTGTGTTTTGATTTTCAGTTGCTGTGTATGGACACGCTTCTCCACTTTTCTGATTTGCTGAACATCTAAATGCGCCACAGTGCCACCTGCTGTGTTGGAATGTTTTTACAATCACACCATCATTAGCcttcagataaaaaaaaatcaggcaACTTGAATTTAAATGAACATGACGATATATTTTAGCATCAATGCATTTCATTTCATATCCTCTCTAGGCAATGCAATCATCGTTTACATTTTTAGATTATGCAAATTGGGTTATCAGCATTGACAGCTAAGATCTCAGGTAGGCCTATGTCTGACGTCACGTCAGGTAGGCTATTTTATTCAAGcaggtttttttttaataagGGATACGGTTCGGTGCTCTTGCTTGGAAGTTGACCGAAGCAAATGGTGTTTTGCTGATGTTGCCCTCGGCTGGGTTCTTCGGTTTAATAGATTGTCCGTTTTTCAGACTTGACCTCTGTGAGCGGCCACACTGTCTATACAAGCATGCTAAAGAGGAACGGGCAATGTTTGACTCACTATACGAGTCATCGGTAACAGTAGCAGGTCAGTGAGTGTTATGCTAGTCTATTTTAACATATATTGTCCAGGAATGGAGTTAATTACTGAAAAATATTGATTATTCCCACG of the Hypomesus transpacificus isolate Combined female unplaced genomic scaffold, fHypTra1 scaffold_31, whole genome shotgun sequence genome contains:
- the LOC124463902 gene encoding ras-related protein Rab-27B-like isoform X2, producing the protein MTDGDYDYLIKLLALGDSGVGKTTFLYRYTDNKFNRKFATTVGIDFREKRVMYMGTGSGGTTERSFSVHLQLWDTAGQERFRSLTTAFFRDAMGFLLMFDLTNQQSFLNVRNWMSQLQANAYCDSPDIVLVGTKADLQDQRDVNGRQVRDLADRYGIPYFETSAATGADVDKAVTSLLELVMRRMEQGSEGAGASSDAPNGSSVTSHQEEVAPQRKCAC
- the LOC124463902 gene encoding ras-related protein Rab-27B-like isoform X1 produces the protein MLARSPANLCRFSTMTDGDYDYLIKLLALGDSGVGKTTFLYRYTDNKFNRKFATTVGIDFREKRVMYMGTGSGGTTERSFSVHLQLWDTAGQERFRSLTTAFFRDAMGFLLMFDLTNQQSFLNVRNWMSQLQANAYCDSPDIVLVGTKADLQDQRDVNGRQVRDLADRYGIPYFETSAATGADVDKAVTSLLELVMRRMEQGSEGAGASSDAPNGSSVTSHQEEVAPQRKCAC
- the poli gene encoding DNA polymerase iota, with product MTVQCLSIYLLLGINMDVDDIDEDETDWNSTDLAQPAPPRTEAKVISNVLQLASPRVILHFDMDCFYAQVEMIRTPALRNVPLGIQQKYIIVTCNYVARDHGVTKLMSVTDALEKCPQLVMVKGEDLTHYRETSYKVTELLTSYCPLVERLGFDENFMDITELVEKKLTKGNEATESSFKGHVYNHSNLDAMQHSRLAVGSHIAAELREDIHSKLGLTCCAGVATNKLLAKLVSGTFKPNQQTTLLPESIRDIMGRLSGLRKVPGVGHQTAKRLQALGLVSVQDLQLFPLAELVQEFGSSTAQRLHNLALGIDDAPVTPTGAPRSLSDEDSFKKISLVKDVLQKVEDLLGSLLERMYKDGRQPLTFRLTIRKYSATNKWFSRESRQCPIPTHIGQKITSGSRDAIAQLISIALKLFHKMVDTSAAFHLTLINVCFSNLQPRGAASTKAAINSFFTPRSPGKTQPSYLHQEDLSQCESCSYQQQGGSGMEDGGGMVSSDQGASHWLPETLPPNRKSQLWGGSAPRRDSLITAQPQTVTSQTGRAQGNERVNTNKSKPSFRLPPNIDPEVFSLLPEDIQKELLSPAYPDPPRQPPGHNALSATGSAGDGTQSSLTKKTPLSDSISPLATCKFAESYNTVIDRKESVGDFKLPDTQTCGDLTVLPDPEAPWGDLSAEQEKTGLQVSTDSIFPKDVDPRVFSELPSDVQRDLRSQ